One region of Deltaproteobacteria bacterium genomic DNA includes:
- a CDS encoding CBS domain-containing protein encodes MASIQVLMVTDMVTAQPDEMVAEVAARMSRNRIGAVLVVEGGRLRGLFSERDLMTRVVGEQRDPQTTRVGQVATATLVTIDVNAPLKSVLQVFRENKFRHLPVVDDGKPVGILSTRDFLEYLVEGFERFIDESKYKRDLAEGVDPYDHIGGSYGR; translated from the coding sequence ATGGCGAGCATCCAGGTGTTGATGGTTACCGATATGGTCACCGCGCAGCCGGACGAAATGGTCGCGGAGGTGGCGGCGCGGATGAGTCGCAACCGCATCGGTGCGGTGCTGGTGGTCGAAGGCGGCCGGTTGCGGGGCCTGTTCTCGGAACGCGATCTAATGACCCGTGTCGTCGGCGAGCAGCGCGATCCCCAAACCACCCGCGTCGGCCAGGTGGCCACGGCCACCCTGGTCACCATCGACGTCAACGCCCCGTTGAAGTCCGTGTTACAGGTCTTCCGCGAAAACAAGTTCCGTCATCTGCCGGTGGTCGATGACGGCAAACCGGTTGGCATCCTTTCCACCCGCGACTTCCTCGAATACCTGGTTGAGGGCTTCGAGCGCTTCATCGACGAGAGCAAGTATAAACGCGACCTCGCCGAGGGCGTGGATCCTTACGACCATATCGGCGGCTCCTACGGGCGTTGA